GCCCGCGTGTCGTTGTAATAGGTATCCGTGCAGGTGATGAGCCGGGCTGCCTGGCGCTGGATGGCTTCGACAACCCTCGGATGGCAGTGCCCCAGGATAGCCACGCCGTGCCCCGTCGCGCAGTCAATGTATGAGCGTCCCTGGTCGTCCCAGACGCGAGCACCCTGCCCGCGTACCAGGACAATGGGGCGCTTGGCATGGACGCCGCTCTCATGCCGGTTCTCGATCTCGATAATGTTCATAGACCTGTCCTTTGTAGAGGAGGAATCAGTCGATGACGGTGCCTTCGCCGGCCAAGGCCCGCTGGAGCGGCCGTTCGACGCGCGCGTCGGCAAAGACCACCCGGCGCACGCCGCCGGCCAGGGCCTCGCTGGCGCCCATGACCTTCTTTTTCATCCGTCCATCGGCGTACTGCATGAACTCATCCAGCCGCGCCGCCGGGATATGGCGGATGAGGGTGCTTTCATCGGGGAAATTCTTCAACAGGCCGGGCACGTTGGAAAGGATGATCAACTGCTCCGCGCCCATGGCGGAAGCCACCATCGCCGCCGCCCGGTCGCCGTCCACGTTGATGGCCTCGCTCTCGAAGCTGATGGCCGGCGGCACCAGCACCGGCAGATAGCCGTTGTCCAGGAGCAGGTGCAGGAGATGGGTGTTTACCTTCTGGACGATGCCGGTGTAATCATCGCGCAGGATCATGCGCCGGCCGTCCTTGATGATCTTGATGGCATCCTTGCGCTTGCCCTCCAACACGCGGCCGTCGATGCCGGACAGGCCGACCGCGTTGGCGCCGTAGCGCTGGAGAAGCTCCACGATGCCCTTATTGATTTTGCCGGCGTAGACCATTTCCATGATCTCCAGGGTGCGGCGGTCGGTGCGCCGGCTGACAATCCCCGACACCGAGGTCACGAACTCCGGCGGATGTCCCAACTGTTCCGCAATCTGATTGGTCTCGTAATTGCCCCCGTGGAGCAAAATCAACGGCTGGCCACTGCGGAAGACCTGCGCCACATCCTCACAGACGCGCTCCAGGTCAATGCCCTGGCCTCCGCCCACTTTCACGACGATCATCGCTCGTTCTCCTGCAAGAGGGATGGAATGGAAATGCCGGGATCAGATGGGATGCAGGCCGGGGAACTCCAGCCCCGCCTTCTCATCCCAGCCCAGCATGATGTTCATGCACTGTACGGCACTGCCGGCGGCGCCCTTCATCAGGTTGTCAATGGCCGCAATGGCGACGACGCGGCCCGTGGACTCGTCCAGCGCGAAGCCCACCTCGGCGTAATTACTGCCGGCGAGGATCTTGGGCTCCGGATAGCGGTAATTGCCCCGCTTTTCCTTCACGATACGCACGAACGGCTCCTTGTCATAGGCCTGCCGGTATATCTTCCACAGGTCGCGCTCGGTCAGCGGCTCCTTGAGGAACAGGTGCGCGGTGGCCAGCGCGCCGCGCACGATGCCCAGCGCGGTGGCGGAAAGATGCACCGCCGGCGGCTCCCCGCCCAGCGCCATCTCTTGGATGACCTCAGCGGTATGGCGGTGACCGACCGGGGCATAGGAACGCACGACGCCGGCGCGTTCGGGATGATGGGAATCGGGGCTGGGGTGATGGCCGCCTTCGGAGGAGCCGGCCTTGACCTCCACGATGATGCCGCGCCGGCGGTCCACCACATCCGCCGCGAAGAGCGGGTACACGGCCAGGTTCACCGCCGTGGCGTTGCAACCCACCCCGCTGACGTAGCGCGCCGTCCGCAGTTCCTCGCGGTGCAGTTCCGGCAGGCCGTAGACGAACTTCGAGAGCCAGGCCGGCGCCGCATGCGGCTGTCCGTACCACTGCTCGTACAGCGCCGGGTCACGCAGGCGAAAGTCAGCGGACAGATCAATAATATACGTCGCCATCTGGGCGAACTCGTCAATACGTTGTTGGGCCTCCCCATGCGGCAGTGCCAGGAAGAGAATATCGCACGGCTCCAACTGCTTGGCCGAGGTGAACTTCAGCCGGGTATGGCCGCGTAGGTTCGGATGGGTCAGATGCACATACTCCCCCACCAGGCTCTCGGAAGTCACCTGGGCGACCTCTACGTGGGGATGCCAGAGGAGCAGGCGCAGGAGCTCCCCTCCTGCATAGCCAGAACCGCCAACGATGGATGCCTTCAACACGTTGCTTTCTCCTTCTCGACTTCCTCTCCAGGATAGGGATAGCGACCTTCGACGATGCCAATGACGTAATCGGCAACCTCCCCCGGCAGGTTCACCTCCGTGACATGCGCACTGCGGCCGAACTCCATCATGCCGTTAACCTCATTGACCAGCAGGCCGCGTTCGGGATCTTCCAGCAAGTCCACCCCCACGATGCCCCCGCCGACGGCTTTGGCGGCGGCCACGCACAGGCGGTCCAGCTCCGGCGTGATCTCACAGGGGAGCGGTTCGCCGCCGCGGGCGGTGTTGGTGATCCAGTGCGGGGCGGCGCGATAGATAGCACGCACCGTGCGGTCGCCAATGACGGCGGCACGGATGTCGCGGTTCGGTTTGCGGATAAACTCCTGAATATAGAAGATAGAATGCTGGTAGTTGCCCAGCACGCTCTTGTGCTCCAGCACAGCCTCGGCCGCGTCGCGGTCGTTGATTTTGGCCAGGAGCCGGCCCCAGGAACCCACCAGGGGCTTCAGCACCACGGGGTAGCCGATCTCCTCGATGGCTTCCAGGGCCGACTCCGGCGTAAAGGCGATGACGGT
The genomic region above belongs to Anaerolineae bacterium and contains:
- a CDS encoding aminotransferase class III-fold pyridoxal phosphate-dependent enzyme — protein: MNIIEIENRHESGVHAKRPIVLVRGQGARVWDDQGRSYIDCATGHGVAILGHCHPRVVEAIQRQAARLITCTDTYYNDTRA
- a CDS encoding [LysW]-aminoadipate kinase, giving the protein MIVVKVGGGQGIDLERVCEDVAQVFRSGQPLILLHGGNYETNQIAEQLGHPPEFVTSVSGIVSRRTDRRTLEIMEMVYAGKINKGIVELLQRYGANAVGLSGIDGRVLEGKRKDAIKIIKDGRRMILRDDYTGIVQKVNTHLLHLLLDNGYLPVLVPPAISFESEAINVDGDRAAAMVASAMGAEQLIILSNVPGLLKNFPDESTLIRHIPAARLDEFMQYADGRMKKKVMGASEALAGGVRRVVFADARVERPLQRALAGEGTVID
- a CDS encoding N-acetyl-gamma-glutamyl-phosphate reductase; this translates as MLKASIVGGSGYAGGELLRLLLWHPHVEVAQVTSESLVGEYVHLTHPNLRGHTRLKFTSAKQLEPCDILFLALPHGEAQQRIDEFAQMATYIIDLSADFRLRDPALYEQWYGQPHAAPAWLSKFVYGLPELHREELRTARYVSGVGCNATAVNLAVYPLFAADVVDRRRGIIVEVKAGSSEGGHHPSPDSHHPERAGVVRSYAPVGHRHTAEVIQEMALGGEPPAVHLSATALGIVRGALATAHLFLKEPLTERDLWKIYRQAYDKEPFVRIVKEKRGNYRYPEPKILAGSNYAEVGFALDESTGRVVAIAAIDNLMKGAAGSAVQCMNIMLGWDEKAGLEFPGLHPI
- the lysX gene encoding lysine biosynthesis protein LysX, with product MKVGIVCSRIRLEEKLLLQAFQDRGVDIEIIDDRQLVLDTAKPSLHFDIVVGRSLNYSRGLYAQHIFEHWGVRTINPYKTLEICGDKLLTTTALQRAGIPTPRTVIAFTPESALEAIEEIGYPVVLKPLVGSWGRLLAKINDRDAAEAVLEHKSVLGNYQHSIFYIQEFIRKPNRDIRAAVIGDRTVRAIYRAAPHWITNTARGGEPLPCEITPELDRLCVAAAKAVGGGIVGVDLLEDPERGLLVNEVNGMMEFGRSAHVTEVNLPGEVADYVIGIVEGRYPYPGEEVEKEKATC